A single window of Pseudomonas benzenivorans DNA harbors:
- the fabZ gene encoding 3-hydroxyacyl-ACP dehydratase FabZ, whose translation MMDINEIREYLPHRYPFLLVDRVAELDVEGKCIRAYKNVSINEPFFNGHFPEHPIMPGVLIIEAMAQAAGILGFKMMGAKPSDGTLYYFVGSDKLRFRQPVVPGDQLILEAKFLSTKRSIWKFECKASVDGKEVCSAEIICAERKL comes from the coding sequence ATGATGGACATCAACGAAATTCGCGAATACCTGCCGCACCGCTACCCGTTCCTGCTGGTCGACCGGGTTGCCGAGCTGGATGTTGAGGGCAAGTGCATTCGTGCCTATAAGAATGTCAGCATCAATGAGCCTTTCTTCAATGGGCATTTTCCCGAGCACCCGATCATGCCCGGTGTGTTGATCATCGAAGCCATGGCCCAGGCCGCGGGTATCCTTGGCTTCAAGATGATGGGGGCCAAGCCCTCCGATGGTACCCTCTACTATTTCGTCGGTTCGGACAAGCTGCGCTTCCGTCAGCCGGTGGTCCCGGGTGATCAGCTGATTCTCGAGGCCAAGTTCCTCAGTACCAAGCGCAGCATCTGGAAGTTCGAGTGCAAGGCCAGCGTTGATGGCAAGGAAGTCTGTTCGGCCGAAATCATCTGTGCGGAACGCAAACTATGA
- the lpxD gene encoding UDP-3-O-(3-hydroxymyristoyl)glucosamine N-acyltransferase → MKAPLFTLAQLAERLGATLRGAADKPISGLATLQEAGPDQLSFLANPQYRKYLGDCQAGAVLLTEADAEGYAGDALIVVNPYLAYAELSHLFDRKPQAPAGVHPTASIAGDAQVDASASIGAYVVVESGAQIGPGVTLGAHCVVGARSVIGEGGWLAPRVTLYHDVRIGKRVVIQSGAVIGGEGFGFANEKGVWQKIAQIGGVLIGDDVEIGANTTIDRGALADTLIGNGVKLDNQIMIAHNVQIGDNTAMAGCAGISGSTKIGKNCMIAGGVGMVGHIEVCDGVFVTGMTMVTRSITEPGAYSSGTAMQPAGEWKKSAARIRQLDDMARRLKELEKQLAAVTSGGNASSDA, encoded by the coding sequence ATGAAGGCGCCGCTTTTCACCCTGGCCCAACTGGCCGAGCGTTTGGGCGCCACCTTGCGTGGCGCCGCCGACAAGCCGATCAGCGGACTGGCGACCTTGCAGGAAGCCGGTCCGGATCAGCTGAGTTTTCTCGCCAATCCGCAGTACCGCAAGTACCTGGGTGATTGCCAGGCGGGCGCGGTGCTGCTGACCGAAGCTGATGCCGAGGGCTATGCTGGTGACGCCTTGATCGTCGTCAATCCCTACCTGGCCTACGCCGAGCTCTCCCATCTGTTCGATCGCAAGCCGCAGGCGCCAGCGGGTGTGCACCCGACCGCCTCGATTGCCGGCGACGCGCAGGTCGACGCCAGCGCCAGCATCGGTGCCTATGTCGTGGTGGAAAGTGGTGCGCAGATCGGTCCCGGGGTGACCCTGGGCGCGCATTGCGTGGTGGGCGCACGTTCGGTCATTGGTGAGGGTGGTTGGCTCGCTCCTCGCGTGACCCTGTATCACGACGTGCGCATCGGCAAGCGGGTGGTGATCCAGTCGGGCGCGGTGATTGGCGGCGAGGGCTTTGGCTTCGCCAATGAGAAGGGCGTCTGGCAGAAGATTGCACAGATCGGCGGGGTGCTGATCGGTGACGACGTCGAGATCGGCGCCAACACCACCATCGATCGTGGCGCATTGGCAGACACCCTGATCGGCAACGGCGTCAAGCTGGATAACCAGATCATGATCGCGCACAACGTGCAGATCGGCGACAACACCGCCATGGCCGGTTGCGCCGGGATTTCCGGTAGCACCAAGATCGGCAAGAACTGCATGATCGCTGGCGGCGTCGGCATGGTCGGGCATATCGAGGTGTGCGATGGCGTGTTCGTCACCGGTATGACCATGGTCACCCGCTCTATCACCGAGCCTGGCGCCTACTCGTCCGGCACGGCCATGCAGCCCGCCGGTGAGTGGAAGAAGAGTGCGGCACGCATTCGTCAGTTGGACGACATGGCACGGCGTCTGAAAGAACTGGAAAAACAGTTGGCTGCCGTGACCTCGGGCGGTAATGCCTCATCTGATGCCTGA
- a CDS encoding OmpH family outer membrane protein translates to MRKLTQLVLLSAALLAMPAFAEMKVAVLNYQMALLESDAAKRYAVDAEKKFGPQLNKLKTLESDAKRIQDRLVKDGEKMQTAERERLELEFKQKARDFQFQSKELNEAKAIADRDMLKKLKPNLDKAVEEVIKKGNYDLVLERGAVIDVKPQFDITLQVIERMNQLR, encoded by the coding sequence GTGCGTAAGTTGACTCAACTGGTTCTGTTAAGTGCTGCCCTGCTGGCAATGCCTGCCTTCGCCGAAATGAAGGTCGCGGTGCTGAACTATCAAATGGCGCTGCTCGAGTCCGATGCGGCCAAGCGTTACGCCGTCGATGCCGAGAAGAAGTTCGGCCCGCAGCTGAACAAGCTCAAGACCCTGGAGAGCGACGCCAAGCGCATCCAGGATCGCCTGGTCAAGGACGGCGAGAAGATGCAGACCGCCGAGCGCGAGCGCCTGGAACTGGAGTTCAAGCAGAAGGCCCGCGACTTCCAGTTCCAGTCCAAGGAGCTCAACGAAGCCAAGGCCATTGCCGACCGCGACATGCTCAAAAAGCTCAAGCCGAACCTGGACAAGGCGGTCGAGGAAGTGATCAAGAAGGGTAATTACGACCTGGTGCTCGAGCGCGGCGCGGTGATCGATGTCAAACCCCAGTTCGACATCACGCTGCAAGTCATCGAGCGCATGAACCAGCTGCGCTGA
- the bamA gene encoding outer membrane protein assembly factor BamA codes for MKRLLLPAVLAALMIAEVHAESFTISDIRVNGLQRVSAGSVFGALPLNVGEQADDRSLVEATRELFKTGFFQDIQLGRDGDVLVITLVERPSISSIEIDGNKAITSEDLLKGLNQSGLAEGEIFQRATLEGVRNELQRQYVAQGRYSAEIETEVIPQPRNRVALKININEGSVAAIQHINVVGNTVFADEDLIDLFELKTSNWLSFFKNDDKYAREKLSGDLERLRSYYLDRGYINMDISSTQVSITPDKKHVYITVNVDEGQKYSVREVKLSGDLKVPEEDIRALLLVKEGQVFSRKVMTTTSELITRRLGNEGYTFANVNGVPEAHDEDGTVSITFVVDPGKRAYVNRINFRGNTKTEDDVLRREMRQMEGGWASTYLIDQSKTRLERLGYFKEVNVETPPVPGTDDQIDVNYSVEEQASGSITASVGFAQNAGLILGGSISQSNFLGTGNKVSVGLNRSEYQTSYNFGFVDPYWTPDGVSLGYNAFYRTTDYDELDTQVSSFAVDSLGAGVSIGYPISETSRLTYGLTAQQDTINTGVFTVDEIFKFIEQEGDNYLNFKASVGWSESTLNKGVLATRGHSQSLVFETTVPGSDLSFYKVDYRGQIFKPLSNTYTLRLHTQLGYGDSYGSTAELPFYEHYYAGGFNSVRGFDDSSLGPRSTPSKGTNPGTQFDPDQDPLPFGGNVLVQGGVELLFPMPFVKDQRSLRTALFWDVGNVFDTSCGKTQTSCTSIDAGELASSVGVGLTWITALGPLSFSLAMPVVKPDDADTQVFQFSLGQTF; via the coding sequence ATGAAACGTCTGCTGCTACCTGCGGTGCTTGCCGCATTGATGATCGCCGAAGTTCACGCCGAGTCCTTCACCATCTCCGATATTCGCGTCAACGGCCTCCAGCGGGTCTCCGCCGGCAGCGTGTTCGGCGCCTTGCCGCTGAATGTCGGCGAACAGGCCGATGACCGCAGCCTGGTGGAAGCCACGCGCGAACTGTTCAAGACCGGCTTCTTCCAGGACATCCAGTTGGGGCGCGATGGCGACGTGCTGGTCATCACCCTGGTGGAGCGTCCTTCGATCTCCAGCATCGAGATCGATGGCAACAAGGCGATCACCAGCGAAGATCTGCTCAAGGGTCTCAACCAGTCCGGCCTGGCAGAGGGCGAGATTTTCCAGCGCGCGACCCTCGAGGGCGTGCGCAACGAGTTGCAGCGTCAGTACGTGGCCCAGGGCCGCTACTCGGCGGAGATCGAGACCGAAGTGATCCCCCAGCCGCGCAACCGGGTGGCGCTGAAGATCAACATCAACGAAGGTTCGGTCGCGGCGATTCAGCACATCAACGTGGTGGGTAACACGGTCTTCGCCGACGAAGATCTGATCGACCTGTTCGAGTTGAAGACCAGTAACTGGCTGTCGTTTTTCAAGAACGACGACAAGTACGCCCGCGAAAAGCTCTCCGGCGACCTGGAGCGTCTGCGTTCCTACTACCTGGACCGCGGTTACATCAACATGGACATCTCCTCCACCCAGGTGTCCATCACGCCGGACAAGAAGCACGTCTACATCACGGTCAACGTCGATGAAGGGCAGAAGTACAGCGTCCGCGAAGTCAAGCTGTCCGGCGACCTGAAGGTGCCGGAAGAAGACATTCGCGCGCTGCTGCTGGTCAAGGAAGGCCAGGTGTTCTCGCGCAAGGTGATGACCACCACCTCGGAGCTGATCACCCGTCGCCTGGGTAACGAGGGTTACACCTTCGCCAACGTCAATGGCGTGCCGGAAGCCCACGATGAAGATGGCACGGTGTCGATCACCTTCGTCGTCGACCCGGGCAAGCGCGCCTACGTCAATCGCATCAACTTCCGCGGCAACACCAAGACCGAAGACGACGTGCTGCGCCGGGAAATGCGCCAGATGGAAGGCGGCTGGGCCTCGACCTACCTGATCGACCAGTCCAAGACCCGTCTGGAGCGTCTCGGCTACTTCAAGGAAGTCAACGTCGAAACCCCGCCGGTGCCGGGCACCGACGACCAGATCGACGTCAACTACAGCGTCGAGGAGCAGGCGTCCGGTTCGATCACCGCCAGTGTCGGCTTCGCCCAGAACGCCGGCCTTATTCTCGGTGGCTCGATCAGCCAGAGCAACTTCCTCGGGACCGGTAACAAGGTCAGCGTCGGCCTCAATCGCAGCGAGTATCAGACCAGCTACAACTTCGGCTTCGTCGATCCCTACTGGACGCCAGACGGTGTCAGCCTGGGCTACAACGCCTTCTATCGCACCACCGACTACGATGAGCTGGACACACAGGTCTCGAGCTTCGCCGTGGATAGCCTGGGCGCAGGCGTGAGCATCGGTTACCCGATCAGCGAAACCTCGCGCCTGACCTATGGCCTGACCGCCCAGCAGGACACCATCAATACCGGCGTGTTCACGGTCGACGAGATCTTCAAGTTCATCGAGCAGGAAGGCGACAACTACCTGAACTTCAAGGCCTCGGTCGGCTGGTCGGAGTCGACCCTGAACAAGGGCGTGCTGGCCACCCGTGGCCACTCCCAGAGCCTGGTGTTCGAGACCACCGTTCCGGGCAGCGACCTGTCGTTCTACAAGGTCGATTACCGCGGGCAGATCTTCAAACCGCTGAGCAACACCTATACCCTGCGCCTGCACACCCAGCTGGGCTATGGCGACAGCTATGGATCGACCGCCGAACTGCCGTTCTACGAGCACTACTACGCCGGCGGTTTCAACTCGGTACGGGGTTTCGACGACAGCAGCCTGGGGCCACGCAGTACCCCGAGCAAAGGGACGAATCCGGGGACCCAGTTCGACCCGGATCAAGACCCGCTGCCCTTCGGTGGCAACGTGCTGGTCCAGGGTGGCGTCGAGCTGCTGTTCCCGATGCCCTTCGTCAAGGACCAGCGTTCGCTGCGCACCGCGCTGTTCTGGGACGTGGGCAACGTGTTTGACACCAGCTGCGGCAAAACCCAGACCAGTTGCACCAGCATCGACGCCGGCGAACTGGCCAGCTCCGTCGGTGTCGGCCTGACCTGGATCACCGCGCTGGGGCCGTTGAGCTTCAGCCTGGCGATGCCGGTGGTCAAACCCGACGATGCCGACACCCAGGTATTCCAGTTCTCCCTCGGCCAGACCTTCTAA
- the rseP gene encoding RIP metalloprotease RseP, which produces MSTLYMIIGTLVALGVLVTFHEFGHFWVARRCGVRVLRFSVGFGSPLLRWHDRQGTEFVIAAIPLGGYVKMLDEREGDVPPAQLDQSFNRKTVRQRIAIVSAGPIANFLLALLFFWLVAMLGSLQVRPVIGAVESGSLAAEAGLQAGQEIVAVNDEPTAGWAAVNLQLVRRLGETGSLQVTVREPGSTLESPRQIALSDWLQGVDQPDPIASLGIRPWRPMLAPVLAHLDDAGPAKAAGLQIGDRILALDDAPLDDWQQLVDRVRALPGRDVRLLVERQGRQRELAVTLAARGEGEGRSGYLGAGVEGGEWPPEMLREVSFGPLEAVGEALSRTWTMSLLTLDSLKKMLFGELSVKNLSGPITIAKVAGASAESGLGDFLNFLAYLSISLGVLNLLPIPVLDGGHLLFYLVEWARGRPLSERVQGWGMQIGISLVIGVMLLALVNDLGRL; this is translated from the coding sequence ATGAGTACGCTGTACATGATTATCGGTACCCTGGTTGCCCTTGGGGTGCTGGTGACCTTCCACGAATTCGGCCACTTCTGGGTGGCGCGCCGCTGTGGGGTCAGGGTCCTGCGCTTCTCGGTCGGTTTCGGCAGTCCGTTGCTGCGCTGGCATGATCGTCAGGGTACCGAGTTCGTCATTGCTGCCATTCCCCTGGGCGGCTACGTGAAGATGCTCGATGAGCGCGAGGGCGACGTGCCGCCGGCGCAGCTCGATCAATCGTTCAATCGCAAGACGGTGCGCCAGCGCATCGCCATCGTGTCGGCGGGGCCTATCGCCAACTTCTTGCTCGCCTTGCTGTTCTTCTGGCTGGTGGCCATGCTCGGCAGCCTGCAGGTGCGGCCGGTCATCGGTGCGGTCGAGAGCGGCAGCCTGGCAGCAGAGGCCGGTTTGCAGGCGGGGCAGGAAATCGTCGCCGTGAATGACGAGCCGACCGCCGGTTGGGCGGCGGTCAATCTGCAACTGGTGCGGCGGTTAGGCGAGACGGGCAGTCTGCAGGTCACCGTGCGAGAGCCGGGCTCCACACTCGAGAGTCCGCGGCAGATCGCGCTGTCCGACTGGCTCCAGGGGGTCGACCAGCCGGACCCCATCGCGTCCCTGGGTATTAGGCCCTGGCGGCCGATGCTGGCGCCGGTGTTGGCACATCTGGATGACGCGGGTCCGGCGAAGGCGGCCGGCCTGCAGATCGGTGATCGCATCCTGGCGCTGGACGATGCGCCTCTGGACGACTGGCAGCAGCTGGTCGATCGGGTGCGTGCGCTGCCGGGCCGGGACGTTCGCCTGCTGGTGGAGCGCCAGGGTCGACAGCGGGAATTGGCGGTGACGCTGGCCGCGCGTGGCGAAGGTGAGGGCCGTAGCGGCTACCTGGGCGCTGGCGTGGAAGGCGGCGAATGGCCGCCCGAGATGCTCCGCGAAGTAAGCTTCGGTCCGCTGGAGGCCGTCGGTGAAGCGCTGTCGCGCACCTGGACCATGAGCCTGCTGACCCTTGATTCGCTAAAGAAAATGCTGTTCGGCGAGCTCTCGGTAAAAAACTTGAGCGGGCCGATAACCATTGCTAAAGTGGCGGGCGCTTCGGCTGAGTCGGGCCTGGGGGATTTCCTGAATTTCCTCGCCTATCTGAGCATAAGTCTGGGGGTTCTCAACTTGCTGCCGATCCCAGTGCTGGATGGGGGGCATCTGCTTTTTTATCTGGTCGAGTGGGCGCGCGGTCGTCCGCTGTCGGAGCGGGTGCAGGGGTGGGGGATGCAGATCGGCATCAGTTTGGTGATAGGGGTCATGTTGCTGGCCCTGGTCAACGATCTCGGTCGGTTGTAG
- the ispC gene encoding 1-deoxy-D-xylulose-5-phosphate reductoisomerase: MSLPQQVTVLGATGSIGLSTLDVIARHPERYQVFALSGHSRVAELEALCLIHRPRFAVVADADSARALQEGLHAAGLDTRVLTGEEGLCQVAAHAEVDAVMAAIVGAAGLKPTLAAVEAGKKVLLANKEALVMSGALFIEAVRRSGATLLPIDSEHNAIFQCLPGDYGRGLQQVGVRRIMLTASGGPFRETPLEQLAAVTPEQACAHPNWSMGRKISVDSASMMNKGLELIEACWLFDARPDQVEVVIHPQSVIHSLVDYVDGSVLAQLGNPDMRTPISHALAWPQRIDSGVAPLDLFAIARLDFQAPDEQRFPCLRLARASAEAGGTAPAMLNAANEVAVAAFLDRRIRFPEIASIIDQVLNTEPVVAVESLETVLAADRQARQLATQWLSRRG; encoded by the coding sequence GTGAGTCTGCCGCAGCAGGTTACCGTGCTTGGCGCCACGGGCTCCATCGGCCTCAGTACCCTCGATGTCATTGCGCGTCATCCGGAGCGTTATCAGGTCTTTGCCCTGTCGGGGCACAGCCGGGTCGCAGAGCTTGAGGCCTTGTGCCTGATCCATAGGCCGCGGTTTGCCGTGGTCGCCGATGCCGACTCGGCCCGTGCGTTGCAGGAAGGCCTGCACGCGGCGGGGCTGGATACCCGGGTGCTGACGGGCGAGGAGGGCTTGTGCCAGGTCGCGGCGCACGCCGAGGTTGATGCGGTGATGGCGGCGATCGTCGGAGCCGCGGGGCTCAAGCCGACCCTGGCCGCCGTCGAGGCGGGCAAGAAGGTGTTGCTGGCCAACAAGGAGGCGCTGGTGATGTCCGGCGCCTTGTTTATCGAGGCCGTACGTCGCAGCGGGGCGACCCTGCTGCCGATCGACAGCGAGCACAATGCGATCTTCCAGTGCCTGCCGGGCGACTATGGGCGTGGCCTGCAGCAGGTCGGGGTGCGCCGAATCATGCTGACGGCCTCTGGTGGGCCATTCCGTGAAACCCCGCTGGAGCAGTTGGCCGCTGTTACCCCGGAGCAGGCCTGTGCCCATCCCAACTGGTCCATGGGGCGCAAGATTTCCGTGGATTCGGCCAGCATGATGAACAAGGGTCTCGAGCTGATCGAGGCCTGCTGGCTGTTCGATGCCCGGCCTGACCAGGTCGAAGTGGTAATTCACCCACAGAGCGTGATTCATTCCCTGGTCGATTACGTCGATGGTTCGGTGCTGGCGCAGCTGGGCAATCCCGATATGCGCACGCCGATCAGTCATGCCCTCGCCTGGCCGCAGCGGATCGACTCGGGCGTGGCGCCGCTCGACCTGTTCGCCATCGCCCGCCTGGATTTTCAGGCGCCGGACGAGCAGCGCTTCCCCTGCCTGCGCCTGGCCAGGGCCTCGGCCGAGGCGGGCGGAACTGCGCCGGCCATGCTCAATGCGGCCAATGAAGTGGCGGTGGCGGCCTTTCTCGACCGGCGTATTCGCTTTCCCGAGATCGCGAGTATCATCGACCAGGTGCTGAACACAGAGCCGGTGGTTGCGGTCGAAAGCCTGGAAACGGTGTTGGCGGCTGATCGTCAGGCCCGTCAACTGGCCACCCAATGGCTGAGCCGCCGCGGCTAA
- a CDS encoding phosphatidate cytidylyltransferase: MLKQRVITALVLLPIALGGFFLLEGAAFALFIGAVIGLGAWEWARLAGFEGQPQRVAYAALVALLLFGLYHVPALAAGVVALGVLWWGLATLLVLGYPASSRYWQGAGHKLLIGLLILLPAWQGLVLFKQWPMANGLILAVMVLVWAADIGAYFSGKAFGRRKLAPQVSPGKSWEGLLGGLLTSLLLTLVTGLYRGWGGAALLLALTGAAVVVLISVVGDLTESMFKRQSGVKDSSNLLPGHGGVLDRIDSLTAAVPVFAALLWLAGWGVL, encoded by the coding sequence ATGCTTAAACAACGAGTGATTACCGCGCTGGTGCTGTTGCCCATCGCGCTGGGCGGCTTTTTTCTGCTCGAGGGCGCGGCCTTTGCCCTGTTCATCGGTGCGGTGATCGGCTTGGGAGCCTGGGAGTGGGCGCGTCTCGCCGGATTCGAGGGGCAGCCCCAGCGCGTCGCCTATGCGGCGCTGGTGGCGCTGTTGCTGTTCGGGCTCTACCACGTGCCTGCTCTGGCGGCCGGCGTTGTAGCGCTGGGCGTGCTCTGGTGGGGGCTGGCGACCCTGCTGGTTTTGGGCTACCCCGCCAGCAGTCGCTACTGGCAGGGCGCTGGGCACAAGTTGCTGATCGGTCTGTTGATTCTGCTCCCGGCCTGGCAGGGTCTGGTGCTGTTCAAGCAGTGGCCCATGGCCAATGGCCTGATCCTGGCCGTGATGGTGCTGGTGTGGGCGGCGGATATCGGCGCCTATTTCTCCGGCAAGGCTTTTGGCAGGCGCAAGCTGGCCCCGCAGGTCAGTCCGGGCAAGAGCTGGGAGGGGCTTCTCGGCGGGCTGCTCACCAGCCTGTTGCTGACCCTGGTCACCGGGCTCTATCGAGGCTGGGGCGGCGCTGCGCTTTTGCTGGCCCTGACCGGCGCCGCCGTGGTGGTGCTGATTTCGGTGGTCGGTGACCTGACTGAGAGCATGTTCAAGCGTCAATCCGGGGTCAAGGACAGCAGCAACCTGCTGCCAGGCCATGGCGGCGTGCTGGACCGCATCGACAGCCTGACCGCGGCGGTGCCAGTGTTCGCCGCGTTGCTCTGGCTGGCTGGCTGGGGTGTGCTGTGA
- the uppS gene encoding polyprenyl diphosphate synthase, whose amino-acid sequence MEKTKGGTQVAVPRHVAIIMDGNNRWAKKRLLPGVAGHKAGVDAVRAVIEVCAEAGVEVLTLFAFSSENWQRPADEVGALMELFLGALRREARKLNENGISLRIIGDRSRFHPELQAAMREAEAQTAGDKRFILQIAANYGGQWDIAQAAQRLAREVQGGHLRPEDITPQLLQGCLATGDLPLPDLCIRTGGEHRISNFLLWQLAYSELYFSDLFWPDFKHEAMRKALADFARRQRRFGRTSEQVEAEART is encoded by the coding sequence ATGGAAAAGACCAAAGGCGGGACTCAGGTCGCCGTCCCGCGGCATGTTGCCATCATCATGGATGGCAACAATCGCTGGGCGAAGAAGCGCCTGCTGCCGGGGGTAGCCGGGCACAAGGCGGGCGTCGACGCGGTGCGTGCGGTGATCGAGGTGTGCGCCGAGGCCGGGGTCGAGGTGCTGACCCTGTTCGCCTTCTCCAGCGAGAACTGGCAGCGCCCGGCCGATGAGGTGGGGGCGCTGATGGAGCTGTTTCTCGGGGCGCTGCGCCGCGAGGCGCGCAAGCTCAACGAAAATGGCATCAGCCTGCGCATCATTGGCGATCGCTCGCGCTTCCATCCTGAGTTGCAGGCGGCCATGCGCGAGGCTGAGGCGCAGACTGCCGGTGATAAGCGTTTCATCCTGCAGATCGCTGCCAACTACGGCGGCCAGTGGGACATCGCCCAGGCCGCGCAGCGCCTGGCGCGCGAAGTCCAGGGCGGTCACTTGCGCCCGGAGGACATCACGCCGCAGCTGCTGCAGGGGTGTCTGGCCACCGGCGACCTGCCTTTGCCCGACCTGTGCATCCGCACCGGCGGCGAGCACCGCATCAGCAATTTTCTGCTCTGGCAGCTCGCCTACAGCGAGCTGTACTTCTCCGACCTGTTCTGGCCGGATTTCAAACATGAGGCCATGCGCAAGGCGCTTGCTGATTTCGCCAGGCGCCAGCGGCGTTTCGGTCGAACCAGTGAACAGGTCGAAGCCGAGGCGCGCACTTAA
- the frr gene encoding ribosome recycling factor produces the protein MINEIKKDAQVRMQKSLESLAHAFSRIRTGQAHPSILAGVMVPYYGTDTPINQVANVTVKDSRTLQVVAFERNMLAAVDKAIQSSGLGFNPTNLGELLLIPMPALTEETRKGYTKQARDAAEDARVAVRNIRRDALSQLKDLVKEKEISEDEERRAADEVQKLTDKFVAEIDATMKQKEADLMAV, from the coding sequence ATGATCAACGAGATCAAGAAAGACGCCCAGGTACGCATGCAGAAGAGCCTGGAATCCCTGGCCCACGCCTTCAGTCGTATCCGCACCGGGCAGGCCCACCCGAGCATCCTGGCCGGTGTCATGGTGCCCTACTACGGCACCGATACGCCGATCAATCAGGTCGCCAACGTCACCGTCAAGGATTCGCGGACCCTGCAGGTAGTGGCCTTCGAGCGCAACATGCTGGCAGCTGTGGACAAGGCGATCCAGAGCTCCGGTCTGGGCTTCAATCCGACCAACCTGGGTGAGCTGCTGTTGATCCCCATGCCGGCCCTGACCGAGGAGACCCGCAAGGGCTACACCAAGCAGGCGCGCGATGCCGCAGAAGATGCCCGCGTGGCAGTGCGCAATATTCGCCGCGACGCCCTGAGCCAGTTGAAGGACCTGGTCAAGGAGAAGGAGATCAGCGAGGACGAGGAGCGCCGCGCCGCCGATGAGGTGCAGAAGCTGACGGACAAGTTCGTGGCCGAGATCGATGCAACCATGAAGCAGAAAGAAGCGGATCTGATGGCTGTCTGA
- the pyrH gene encoding UMP kinase produces the protein MAQQVSGRQPRYKRILLKLSGEALMGSEDFGIDPKVLDRMALEVGQLVGIGVQVGLVIGGGNLFRGAALSAAGMDRVTGDHMGMLATVMNALAMRDALERSNIPAIVMSAISMVGVTDHYDRRKAMRHLKTGEVVIFAAGTGNPFFTTDSAACLRAIEVDADVVLKATKVDGVYTADPFKDPHAEKFERLTYDEVLDRKLGVMDLTAICLCRDHQMPLRVFNMNKPGALLNVVVGGTEGTLIEEDKQ, from the coding sequence ATGGCTCAGCAGGTGAGTGGTCGTCAACCGCGCTATAAGCGCATTCTGCTCAAACTTAGCGGCGAAGCGCTGATGGGTTCGGAAGACTTCGGCATCGACCCCAAGGTGCTCGATCGCATGGCCCTGGAAGTCGGTCAGCTGGTCGGCATCGGTGTGCAGGTCGGTCTGGTCATCGGCGGCGGCAACCTGTTTCGCGGCGCGGCCTTGAGCGCGGCGGGCATGGATCGGGTGACCGGCGACCACATGGGTATGCTGGCGACCGTGATGAATGCCCTGGCCATGCGCGATGCGCTGGAGCGCTCGAACATTCCGGCCATCGTCATGTCGGCCATCTCCATGGTCGGGGTGACCGACCATTACGACCGGCGCAAGGCGATGCGTCATCTGAAGACCGGCGAGGTGGTGATCTTCGCCGCCGGTACCGGCAACCCTTTCTTCACCACCGACTCGGCGGCCTGCCTGCGCGCCATCGAGGTCGATGCCGACGTGGTTTTGAAGGCGACCAAGGTCGATGGCGTATACACTGCCGACCCGTTCAAGGATCCGCATGCCGAGAAGTTCGAGCGCCTGACCTACGATGAGGTGCTGGACCGCAAGCTGGGGGTCATGGACCTGACGGCCATCTGCCTGTGTCGCGATCACCAGATGCCGCTGCGCGTATTCAACATGAACAAGCCTGGCGCCCTGCTCAACGTGGTAGTCGGTGGCACCGAAGGCACTTTGATTGAGGAAGACAAGCAATGA
- the tsf gene encoding translation elongation factor Ts, with product MAEITAALVKELRERTGQGMMECKKALVAAGGDIEKAIDDMRASGAIKAAKKAGNIAAEGSIAVRVEGGRGLIIEVNSQTDFLALQDDFKAFVKDSLDEAFEQNLSEAAPLIASRESAREALVAKCGENVNIRRLTAVSGDTVGAYLHGHRIGVLVVLKGGNDELAKHVAMHVAASNPAVISPDQVSEELVAKEKEIFLQLNAEKIAGKPENIVENMVKGRINKFLAEASLVEQAFIMDPEVKVGELVKKAGAEIVSFVRYEVGEGIEKAETDFAAEVAAQVAASKQ from the coding sequence ATGGCAGAGATTACTGCAGCCCTGGTTAAAGAACTGCGCGAGCGCACCGGCCAAGGCATGATGGAATGCAAGAAGGCCCTGGTTGCCGCCGGTGGCGACATCGAGAAGGCCATTGACGACATGCGCGCTTCCGGCGCCATCAAGGCGGCCAAGAAGGCCGGTAACATTGCTGCCGAAGGTTCGATTGCCGTTCGCGTCGAAGGTGGCCGTGGCCTGATCATCGAAGTCAACTCGCAGACCGACTTCCTGGCTCTGCAGGACGACTTCAAGGCGTTCGTCAAGGACAGCCTGGACGAGGCCTTCGAGCAGAACCTGAGCGAGGCTGCTCCGCTGATCGCTTCCCGCGAGTCCGCGCGTGAGGCGCTGGTTGCCAAGTGTGGCGAAAACGTCAACATCCGTCGCCTGACTGCCGTTTCCGGCGACACCGTTGGTGCCTACCTGCACGGCCACCGCATCGGTGTTCTGGTGGTCCTGAAGGGCGGCAACGACGAGCTGGCCAAGCACGTTGCCATGCACGTTGCTGCGTCCAACCCGGCTGTTATCAGCCCGGATCAGGTTTCCGAAGAGCTGGTTGCCAAAGAGAAGGAAATCTTCCTGCAGCTCAACGCCGAGAAGATCGCCGGCAAGCCGGAAAACATCGTTGAGAACATGGTCAAGGGCCGTATCAACAAGTTCCTGGCTGAAGCCAGCCTGGTTGAGCAGGCGTTCATCATGGACCCGGAAGTCAAGGTCGGTGAGCTGGTGAAGAAGGCCGGTGCCGAGATCGTTTCCTTCGTTCGTTACGAAGTAGGCGAAGGCATCGAGAAGGCCGAGACCGACTTCGCTGCCGAAGTTGCTGCCCAGGTTGCTGCCAGCAAGCAGTAA